From Planctomycetota bacterium, one genomic window encodes:
- a CDS encoding DegT/DnrJ/EryC1/StrS family aminotransferase encodes MSQSSPSPQDADPLLPAVGLLALDRQYEALREPIRAALERVCDSGRFVLGPDVADLESELARALDVPHAITCASGSDSLLLALMALDVGTGDEVIIPSYTFFATASAVTRLGAVPIFADIDPATYLVDPTDVERKISSRTRAIIPVHLFGRTADMDALRPIAARAGVPLVEDCAQSILSTWHGRCTGGIGDVGCFSFYPTKNLGGCGDGGFLTTTRDDLAARLKLLRVHGMEPRYHHQVIGINSRLDSLQAAVLRVKLPHLDDWTEARRANVARYRDLFVRAGLAERLALPGDETRGRHVWNQYVIRVHGGHRDALRAHLTATRVGTEIYYPIPLHLQVCFRHLGWARGDLPETERAADETLALPIYPELTADEQRTVVGRIAEFFRSATLHRPPATVTVPSAGQPLPEPHVLARTTTAARAAESRR; translated from the coding sequence CGTCACCCCAGGATGCCGACCCGCTGCTGCCTGCCGTCGGGCTCCTCGCCCTCGACCGGCAATACGAGGCCCTTCGTGAGCCGATCCGGGCGGCGCTGGAACGGGTCTGCGACTCGGGGCGGTTCGTCCTCGGGCCGGACGTCGCCGATCTCGAATCCGAACTCGCCCGGGCCCTCGACGTCCCGCACGCCATCACCTGCGCGTCGGGGAGCGACAGCCTCCTGCTGGCGCTGATGGCGCTCGACGTCGGCACCGGAGACGAGGTGATCATCCCCAGCTACACCTTCTTCGCCACGGCAAGCGCCGTCACCCGCCTCGGAGCCGTGCCGATCTTCGCCGACATCGACCCGGCGACGTACCTCGTCGATCCCACCGACGTCGAACGCAAGATCAGCAGCCGCACCCGGGCGATCATCCCGGTGCATTTGTTCGGCCGTACCGCCGACATGGACGCCCTCCGGCCGATCGCCGCACGGGCCGGGGTGCCGCTCGTCGAAGACTGCGCCCAGTCGATCCTCTCCACCTGGCATGGCCGATGCACGGGGGGAATCGGCGATGTCGGCTGCTTCAGTTTCTACCCGACGAAGAACCTCGGCGGCTGCGGCGACGGCGGTTTTCTCACCACCACCCGCGACGACCTCGCCGCACGGCTCAAGCTCCTCCGCGTCCACGGCATGGAGCCCCGCTACCACCATCAGGTGATCGGCATCAACAGCCGGCTCGACTCGCTCCAGGCGGCCGTCCTGCGGGTCAAGCTGCCGCATCTCGACGATTGGACGGAGGCGCGCCGCGCGAATGTGGCGCGGTACCGCGACCTGTTCGTGCGGGCCGGCCTGGCGGAGCGGCTCGCACTGCCCGGCGACGAGACGCGTGGTCGCCACGTCTGGAACCAGTACGTGATCCGCGTCCACGGTGGCCACCGCGACGCCCTCCGCGCCCACCTCACGGCGACGCGGGTCGGCACAGAGATCTACTATCCGATCCCGCTCCACCTCCAGGTCTGCTTCCGCCACCTCGGCTGGGCCCGGGGCGACCTCCCCGAGACGGAGCGCGCGGCCGACGAGACACTGGCGTTGCCGATCTACCCGGAGCTGACCGCCGACGAACAGCGGACCGTCGTCGGCCGAATCGCCGAGTTCTTCAGGAGTGCCACACTCCACCGCCCGCC